A genomic stretch from Salarias fasciatus chromosome 18, fSalaFa1.1, whole genome shotgun sequence includes:
- the and2 gene encoding actinodin2 produces MARAGRPALSLIHTGFLLAMVVLPEFLGAVPLEQHKDEEVAVSGDVKAEAMANLKKLVRNRRNVAYVPLPQFKRLPDFWGWYKYFMDSHNQEGVEDLDRLYLAYLQNKHRSEEGPTFNHYLSHLSEIYKSCANSDDPECIAESTSKPKAAVVMPAPIKSAAVRLCNPYLDPYCLFPLVPKAALPEPEPEPEPAPAKVPAPILTPLLPMPLKSPTGYYYYAPVLEPFLSADQRTELLRICNPEDVECLQYHLRAAYGYRPAAGPLPSYAALKCDPKDPYCMPLLVQKAPTGFYHMLYPSCDPEVDPLCVTSVAAPAALSADEPPKEQSCNPLFEAGCNPLTATKLSGLTKPVLEYMPNDAPAPAAAAPLSCDPRVDPYCILAAAAALRKPRPPIPEHQVRYKLGVPGKTKEGYDCYVHYDKDCTPIETGAEAKADIKAPAKPFCHPFDPNCGKFASPPNTGATKPVKDGLVLPDPDCDPEYDYNCRLRRADVAADDPAAAKDQAADEPAKEAAAAPRFEDFLRGVMSQHK; encoded by the exons ATGGCACGAGCAGGGCGACCGGCGCTGTCCCTCATCCACACTGGCTTCCTGTTGGCCATGGTCGTGTTACCAG AGTTCCTGGGGGCCGTTCCACTGGAGCAGCACAAGGACGAGGAAG TTGCAGTGTCCGGTGACGTGAAAGCTGAGGCAATGGCCAACCTGAAGAAGCTGGTTCGCAACAGGAGGAACGTCGCTTATGTACCTTTGCCCCAGTTCAAGAGGCTTCCCGACTTCTGGGGATGGTACAAGTACTTCATGGACTCCCACAACCAGGAGGGA GTTGAGGACCTGGACCGCCTGTACCTGGCTTACCTGCAGAACAAGCATAGGTCAGAGGAAGGACCCACCTTCAACCACTACCTCAGCCACCTTAGTGAGATCTATAAGTCCTGTGCCAATTCTGACGACCCGGAGTGCATCGCCGAGTCTACCAGCAAGCCAAAGGCTGCCGTGGTCATGCCAGCTCCCATCAAATCTGCCGCCGTCAGGCTGTGCAACCCTTACCTGGACCCCTACTGCCTCTTTCCTCTGGTTCCCAAGGCTGCCCtccctgagcctgagcctgagcctgagcctgctCCAGCCAAGGTACCAGCCCCTATCCTCACCCCCCTGCTCCCCATGCCTCTGAAGAGCCCCACTGGGTACTACTACTACGCTCCTGTCCTGGAGCCCTTCCTGAGCGCTGATCAGAGGACCGAGCTGCTCAGGATCTGCAACCCCGAGGATGTGGAGTGTCTTCAGTACCACCTGAGGGCAGCGTACGGCTACCGCCCGGCCGCCGGTCCACTTCCATCCTACGCCGCCCTCAAGTGCGACCCCAAGGACCCGTACTGCATGCCTCTCCTCGTCCAGAAGGCCCCCACCGGCTTCTACCACATGCTGTACCCCAGCTGCGACCCAGAGGTGGATCCTCTGTGCGTGACCAGCGTGGCGGCTCCGGCCGCCCTGAGCGCTGACGAGCCTCCCAAAGAGCAGAGCTGCAACCCTCTGTTTGAGGCCGGCTGCAACCCTCTGACGGCCACCAAGCTGTCTGGCCTCACCAAGCCCGTCCTGGAGTACATGCCCAACGACGCCCCCGCGCCTGCTGCCGCCGCCCCTCTGTCCTGCGACCCCCGCGTCGACCCATACTGCATTCTGGCAGCCGCCGCTGCCCTGCGCAAGCCCCGTCCGCCGATCCCCGAACACCAG GTCCGCTACAAGCTCGGCGTCCCTGGCAAGACCAAGGAGGGCTACGATTGCTATGTGCACTATGACAAAGACTGCACCCCGATCGAGACTGGCGCCGAAGCCAAGGCTGACATCAAGGCTCCAGCCAAGCCCTTCTGCCATCCCTTCGACCCCAACTGCGGAAAGTTTGCTTCACCTCCAAACACCGGGGCCACAAAACCCGTCAAGGACGGCCTCGTACTGCCCGATCCAGACTGCGACCCCGAGTACGACTACAACTGCCGCCTGCGCCGCGCTGACGTCGCCGCCGATGATCCCGCCGCTGCTAAAGACCAGGCAGCCGACGAACCGGCCAaggaagccgccgccgccccgcgcTTTGAAGATTTTCTTCGCGGCGTAATGAGCCAGCACAAATAG